GAGGATCACTATGACTATAGCCCTTGGTAAATTTACCAAAGACgaaaatgatttatttgatatTATGGATGACTGGTTACGGAGGGACCGCTTCGTTTTTGTAGGTTGGTCTGGCCTATTACTCTTTCCTTGTGCCTATTTCGCTTTAGGGGGTTGGTTCACAGGTACAACCTTTGTAACTTCATGGTATACCCATGGATTAGCAAGTTCCTATTTGGAAGGCTGTAACTTCTTAACCGCGGCAGTTTCCACTCCGGCTAATAGTTTAGCGCACTCGTTGTTGTTACTATGGGGTCCTGAAGCACAAGGAGATTTTACTCGTTGGTGTCAATTAGGCGGTCTATGGACTTTTGTTGCTCTACATGGCGCTTTCGGACTAATAGGTTTTATGTTACGTCAATTTGAGCTTGCTCGATCTGTTCAATTGCGACCTTATAATGCAATCGCATTCTCCGGTCCAATTGCAGTTTTTGTTTCTGTATTCCTAATTTATCCGTTAGGTCAGTCTGGTTGGTTCTTTGCGCCCAGTTTTGGTGTAGCAGCTATATTTCGATTCATCCTCTTTTTCCAGGGGTTTCATAATTGGACATTGAACCCATTTCATATGATGGGAGTTGCTGGGGTGTTGGGCGCTGCTCTGTTATGCGCTATTCATGGTGCTACCGTAGAAAATACTTTATTTGAAGATGGTGATGGTGCAAATACATTCCGTGCTTTTAACCCAACTCAAGCTGAAGAAACTTATTCAATGGTCACCGCTAACCGTTTTTGGTCCCAAATCTTTGGGGTTGCTTTTTCCAATAAACGTTGGTTACATTTCTTTATGTTATTTGTACCAGTAACCGGTTTATGGATGAGTGCTCTTGGAGTAGTAGGTCTGGCCCTGAACCTACGTGCCTATGACTTCGTTTCTCAGGAAATCCGTGCAGCGGAAGATCCTGAATTTGAGACTTTCTACACCAAAAATATTCTCTTAAACGAAGGTATTCGTGCTTGGATGGCGGCTCAAGATCAGCCTCATGAAAACCTTATATTCCCTGAGGAGGTTCTACCCCGTGGAAACGCTCTTTAATGGAACTTTAGCTTTAGCCGGTCGTGACCAAGAAACCACCGGTTTCGCCTGGTGGGCTGGGAATGCCCGACTTATCAATTTATCCGGTAAACTACTGGGGGCTCATGTAGCCCATGCCGGATTAATCGTATTCTGGGCCGGAGCAATGAACCTATTTGAAGTGGCTCATTTCGTACCAGAGAAGCCTATGTATGAACAAGGATTAATTTTACTTCCTCACCTAGCTACTCTAGGTTGGGGGGTAGGTCCGGGTGGGGAAGTTCTAGACACCTTTCCATACTTTGTGTCTGGAGTACTTCACTTAATTTCCTCTGCAGTATTGGGCTTTGGCGGTATTTATCATGCACTTCTGGGACCCGAGACTCTTGAAGAATCTTTTCCATTCTTCGGTTATGTATGGAAAGATAGAAATAAAATGACTACAATTTTGGGTATTCACTTAATCTTGTTAGGTATAGGTGCTTTTCTTCTAGTATTCAAGGCTCTTTATTTTGGGGGTGTATATGATACCTGGGCTCCGGGCGGGGgagatgtaagaaaaattaccAACTTGACCCTTAGCCCAAGTATTGTATTTGGTTATTTACTAAAATCCCCCTTTGGCGGAGAAGGGTGGATCGTTAGTGTAGACGATTTGGAAGATATAATTGGTGGGCATGTATGGTTAGGTTCCATTTGTATACTTGGTGGAATCTGGCATATCTTAACCAAACCCTTTGCATGGGCTCGCCGTGCACTTGTATGGTCTGGAGAGGCTTACTTGTCTTATAGTTTAGGTGCTTTATCCGTTTTTGGTTTTATTGCTTGTTGCTTTGTTTGGTTCAATAATACCGCCTATCCTAGTGAGTTTTATGGACCCACTGGACCAGAAGCTTCTCAAGCTCAAGCATTTACTTTTTTGGTTAGAGACCAACGTCTTGGGGCTAACGTAGGATCCGCTCAAGGACCTACCGGTTTAGGTAAATATCTAATGCGTTCGCCGACCGGGGAAGTTATTTTTGGAGGAGAAACTATGCGTTTCTGGGATCTGCGTGCTCCCTGGTTAGAACCCTTAAGGGGTCCTAATGGTTTGGACTTGAGTAGGTTGAAAAAAGACATACAGCCTTGGCAAGAACGACGTTCTGCGGAATATATGACTCATGCTCCTTTAGGTTCTTTAAATTCCGTGGGTGGCGTAGCTACCGAGATCAACGCAGTCAATTATGTTTCTCCTAGAAGTTGGTTAGCTACTTCTCATTTTGTTCTAGGATTCTTCCTATTCGTAGGTCATTTATGGCACGCGGGAAGGGCTCGTGCAGCTGCAGCAGGATTTGAAAAAGGAATTGATCGTGATTTTGAACCTGTTCTTTCCATGACTCCTCTTAACTGAGACAGAGATCCAATGCTTGAAGTAGGAATCAAATTGATTCCACCAAACTTAATATGTATGGTGGTCATATTTTAAAAGCATTCTTTCTTTTCAACTCATTTATATCttctaatctttttttttctggctCGGCTATCCCACTTAGCCGAGCCATTTCCTTTTATGCTACCGATTTCTTTTATGCTACGCTACTGAGCCGGGCAAAaccaataaaataaagaaaagcaaCAAATCTATTCACCGAGTataaaggagagagagggattcGAACCCTCGATAGTTCTTTGTTTCGAACTATACCGGTTTTCAAGACCGGAGCTATCAACCACTCGGCCATCTCTCCGAAAGATAatttctatttcatttttatcccatattttatttttattccacCCCATAGAACACGGACATATGAGTTGATACCATTACTATCTATAGAAAGATATCGGGTGTGAATCTATAGGTCTATCTattctgtatatatataatatagatGCATGATCCAGCAAGCATGCCCCTttggaaagtaaaaaaaaaaaaaaaaatggattcaTGGTAAAATCCTTACatgatgcatttttttttttttttttacaattttttggcTGATAAAGGGATCAAATGGTATAATTCTTTTGTTGGTAGATTGGAGGATTAGAAACATGACTATTGCTTTCCAATTGGCTGTTTTTGCATTAATTGCTACTTCATTAATCTTACTGATTAGTGTACCTGTTGTATTTGCTTCTCCTGAGGGTTGGTCGGGTAACAAAAATGTTCTATTTTCCGGCACATCATTATGGATTGGATTAGTCTTTCTGGTGGGTATCCTTAATTCTCTCATCTCTTGAACCTATTCGTTCTATATCCAAAAATGAAATGACCCCCCTCCCAATTCCTTCAGGTTGTGAGACACATTAAAATTCAATATAAGtcccaaaaattcaaataaagaaaaaaattagaaaaattagaggggggtcaaacttttgtgtttttgtattgtaaaaatatatataaatgaaaaatattaaatcaaatattaaatcaaaataaatagatttaaatatgtattatttattaaatatggattgtatatattgtatattaaatatggattgtatatattgtatattaaatatgtattattgtattattattgtattattattctataacTATAATAATAACTataataagttaaaaaaaaaaaaaatgaaattttatttatttatttttttatatataaaatatataatttttaaaatattataaatactaaataaattattaaatactaaactaaataaattattaaatactaaataaattatatataatgcGGATATAGTCGAATGGTAAAATTTCTCTTTGCCAAGGAGAAGACGCGGGTTCGATTCCCGCTATCCGCCCAGGATAATggataaatatattaaatttcattttttatttaatagatAAAGCATTAAGTAGAGCTGACCCCAATAGTATAGGGGTTCTACTCTCCCCTCTCTTTTCCTCCcaccaaaaagaaaagggtaattcattattatattttttttttgtcaaaaaaaaaatgttgcggAGACGGGATTTGAACCCGTGACCTCAAGGTTATGAGCCTTGCGAGCTACCACGCTGCTCTACCCCGCGATGCATAGAAGAACTGAGAATTAATGGACAAACAAGGATTGAATGCGCCCCTCTACCATATCCGTACAAATAGGATAGCCCATTTATACAGAATGGTAAAGAGGCCCCTCTATGATCAGAGaaattaatagaaaatggaTATTTTAATCCTTACCAACTTGATCTTGTTGCCCCCGGCAACAAACATGCATGAACCATTTCACGAAGTATGTGTCCGGATAACCCAAAGTCTCGATAGTTAGCTCTTGGTCTTCCGGTCGAAAAACAACGTCGATGAAGGCGTGTAGGTGCACTATTACGTGGTGGGGATTGTAACTTTCCATGAATTTCCCATTTCTCGCTCAACGACGGAACTTTGCTTATTTCTTTTTTTGAGGATCGACGAatcaaatgatattttttttccaatttttgtcTCTTCTTCTCCCGCTGAATCAAACTTTTTCTTGCCATAATGGTTCAATTCCTATTAGTATCAATGATACAAGTCAGATCCTAGATGTAGAAATATAAGAAGGTGGATCCCTTCTCCATCGAAAGAAATGGTATGATATTATCGTGGAtacaccacataaaataaagaATTAACCAAATTTGCCCGATGTAGAGGCAATCAAGAAAGCCGCATAAGTAAATATATACCCAACAGAAAAGTGGGCTAATCCAACCAATCTTGCTTGTACAATGGAAAGAGCCACCGGTTTATCTCTCCATCGAATCAAATTAGCCAAAGGTGTGCGTTCATGAGCCCATGCTAAAGTTTCAATCAATTCCTGCCAATATCCACGCCAGGAAATTAAGAACATAAATCCCGTAGCCCAAACAAGATGTCCAAATAAGAACATCCACGCCCAGACTGATAAACTATTCATACCAAAAGGGTTATATCCATTGATAAGTTGTGAAGAGTTTAACCATAGATAATCTCTTAACCATCCCATCAAATAAGTGGAAGACTCATTAAACTGTGAAACGTTACCCTGCCATAATGTGATGTGCTTCCAATGCCAATAAAAAGTAACCCATCCAATCGTATTTAACATCCAGAAAACTGCCAAATAAAATGCGTCCCAAGCCGAAATATCACAAGTCCCACCTCGTCCCGGACCATCGCAAGGAAAACTATAACCAAAATCTTTTTTATCTGGCATTAACTTGGAACCACGTGCATCTAAAGCACCTTTTACTAATATCAATGTAGTTGTATGTAAACCTAGAGCAATAGCATGATGAACCAAGAAATCTCCAGGTCCTATTGTTAAGAATAGTGAATTACTATTCTCATTAACAGCATTTAACCAACCCGGTAACCATATGCTTCGACCCGCATTGAACGCTGGACCATTCGTTGAAGATAAAAGTACATCGAACCCATATGAAGTTTTACCATGAGCAGATTGTATCCATTGGGCAAATATAGGTTCGATCAAGATTTGCTTCTCCGGAGTACCAAAAGCAAGCATGACATCATTATGAACATAAAGTCCCAAAGTATGGAACCCTAAAAAGAGACTGGCCCAACTTAAATGGGATATGATAGCTTCTTTATGGTCTAACATTCTTGCCAATACATTATCCTCATTCTGTTCCGGATTGTAATCTCTAATAAAAAATATAGCTCCATGAGCAAAAGCCCCTGTCATGATGAATCCTGCGATGTATTGGTGATGAGTATATAGCGCAGCTTGAGTAGTAAAGTCTTGTGCTATGAACGCATAAGCAGGTAAAGAGTACATGTGTTGAGCGACCAAGGACGTAATAACCCCCAAAGAGGCTAGAGCAAGGCCTAATTGAAAATGAAGCGAATTATTGATTGTGTCATAAAGACCCTTATGTCCGCGCCCTAATCGCCCCCCTGGAGGAATATGTGCTTCTAAAAGATTTTTTATACTGTGCCCAATCCCGAAATTAGTTCTATACATATGACCAGCAATCAGAAAAACAAACGCAATAGCTAAATGATGATGAGCCATATCGGTTAGCCATAAACTTTGCGTTTGTGGATGGAATCCCCCCAGAAGGGTTAGAATGGCAGTTCCTGCTCCTTGGGAGGTGCCAAATAAATGACTACTTGAATCGGGATTTTGAGCATAAAGATTCCACTGACCTGTAAAAAGTGGACCTAATCCTTGGGGATGTGGCAATACATCTAAGAAATTATTCCATCGAACGTTTTCTCCCCTGGATCCGGGAATAGCGACATGAACTAAATGTCCTGTCCAAGCCAAGGAACTCACTCCGAATAGTCCTGACAAGTGATGATTTAGACGAGATTCGGCATTTTTAAACCACGAAACGCTCGGTTTCCATTTCGGTTGTAGGTGTAACCAACCCGCTATTAAGGATATGGCAGAAAGAAATAATAGAAAAAGAGCTCCAGTATAAAGATCCTCATTAGTACGTAAACCGATTGTATACCACCACTGATAAACACCAGAATAAGCGATATTCACTGGGCCAAGAGCACCCCCACGAGTAAAGGCTTCTACAGCCGGTTGACCAAAATGAGGATCCCAAATTGCATGAGCAATAGGTCTTACATGTAAAGGATCCTGTACCCATGCCTCAAAATTTCCTTGCCAAGCTACATGAAACAGATTTCCGGAAGTCCACAGAAAAA
The nucleotide sequence above comes from Malus sylvestris chromosome 16, drMalSylv7.2, whole genome shotgun sequence. Encoded proteins:
- the LOC126608293 gene encoding photosystem I P700 chlorophyll a apoprotein A2; the encoded protein is MALRFPRFSQGLAQDPTTRRIWFGIATAHDFESHDDITEERLYQNIFASHFGQLAIIFLWTSGNLFHVAWQGNFEAWVQDPLHVRPIAHAIWDPHFGQPAVEAFTRGGALGPVNIAYSGVYQWWYTIGLRTNEDLYTGALFLLFLSAISLIAGWLHLQPKWKPSVSWFKNAESRLNHHLSGLFGVSSLAWTGHLVHVAIPGSRGENVRWNNFLDVLPHPQGLGPLFTGQWNLYAQNPDSSSHLFGTSQGAGTAILTLLGGFHPQTQSLWLTDMAHHHLAIAFVFLIAGHMYRTNFGIGHSIKNLLEAHIPPGGRLGRGHKGLYDTINNSLHFQLGLALASLGVITSLVAQHMYSLPAYAFIAQDFTTQAALYTHHQYIAGFIMTGAFAHGAIFFIRDYNPEQNEDNVLARMLDHKEAIISHLSWASLFLGFHTLGLYVHNDVMLAFGTPEKQILIEPIFAQWIQSAHGKTSYGFDVLLSSTNGPAFNAGRSIWLPGWLNAVNENSNSLFLTIGPGDFLVHHAIALGLHTTTLILVKGALDARGSKLMPDKKDFGYSFPCDGPGRGGTCDISAWDAFYLAVFWMLNTIGWVTFYWHWKHITLWQGNVSQFNESSTYLMGWLRDYLWLNSSQLINGYNPFGMNSLSVWAWMFLFGHLVWATGFMFLISWRGYWQELIETLAWAHERTPLANLIRWRDKPVALSIVQARLVGLAHFSVGYIFTYAAFLIASTSGKFG
- the LOC126608291 gene encoding LOW QUALITY PROTEIN: photosystem II CP43 reaction center protein-like (The sequence of the model RefSeq protein was modified relative to this genomic sequence to represent the inferred CDS: deleted 1 base in 1 codon), whose product is MTIALGKFTKDENDLFDIMDDWLRRDRFVFVGWSGLLLFPCAYFALGGWFTGTTFVTSWYTHGLASSYLEGCNFLTAAVSTPANSLAHSLLLLWGPEAQGDFTRWCQLGGLWTFVALHGAFGLIGFMLRQFELARSVQLRPYNAIAFSGPIAVFVSVFLIYPLGQSGWFFAPSFGVAAIFRFILFFQGFHNWTLNPFHMMGVAGVLGAALLCAIHGATVENTLFEDGDGANTFRAFNPTQAEETYSMVTANRFWSQIFGVAFSNKRWLHFFMLFVPVTGLWMSALGVVGLALNLRAYDFVSQEIRAAEDPEFETFYTKNILLNEGIRAWMAAQDQPHENLIFPEEVLPRGNLFNGTLALAGRDQETTGFAWWAGNARLINLSGKLLGAHVAHAGLIVFWAGAMNLFEVAHFVPEKPMYEQGLILLPHLATLGWGVGPGGEVLDTFPYFVSGVLHLISSAVLGFGGIYHALLGPETLEESFPFFGYVWKDRNKMTTILGIHLILLGIGAFLLVFKALYFGGVYDTWAPGGGDVRKITNLTLSPSIVFGYLLKSPFGGEGWIVSVDDLEDIIGGHVWLGSICILGGIWHILTKPFAWARRALVWSGEAYLSYSLGALSVFGFIACCFVWFNNTAYPSEFYGPTGPEASQAQAFTFLVRDQRLGANVGSAQGPTGLGKYLMRSPTGEVIFGGETMRFWDLRAPWLEPLRGPNGLDLSRLKKDIQPWQERRSAEYMTHAPLGSLNSVGGVATEINAVNYVSPRSWLATSHFVLGFFLFVGHLWHAGRARAAAAGFEKGIDRDFEPVLSMTPLN